A single genomic interval of Malania oleifera isolate guangnan ecotype guangnan chromosome 11, ASM2987363v1, whole genome shotgun sequence harbors:
- the LOC131167500 gene encoding uncharacterized protein LOC131167500 produces MQLKEELTLIQRESHSLLEYLHAIKVLVDKLVVIDSPVSANKITLYVLNGLGLEYREIAVPIQEHETYLTFEELHDIQRRSNFGCNNHKEQSGKPQIVCQLCDKVGHSARTCYSALGVKYVNCATTYVSTNRKWLVDSATSHCITSNLANLFVHSEYDGTDEVIIDDDLGLRVTHDRSTLVTLLRYKCQDGVYPMPMVSSPKASFISALVGE; encoded by the exons ATGCAACTTAAGGAGGAGTTGACTCTCATTCAGCGAGAGTCTCACTCGCTCTTGGAGTATCTCCATGCCATCAAGGTATTAGTTGATAAACTTGTTGTAATTGACTCTCCCGTCTCAGCAAATAAAATTACTTTGTATGTCCTCAATGGTCTTGGCCTTGAGTATCGTGAGATTGCAGTGCCTATTCAGGAGCATGAGACTTATCTTACATTTGAGGAGCTTCATGATAT TCAGCGTCGCTCCAACTTTGGTTGCAATAATCACAAGGAGCAGTCTGGTAAGCCCCAGATCGTTTGTCAGCTGTGTGACAAAGTCGGCCACTCAGCTAGGACTTGTTACTCAGCTTTAGGAGTGAAGTATGTTAATTGTGCCACTACATATGTGTCCACTAACAGAAAGTGGCTTGTGGATTCAGCTACTTCTCACTGCATCACCTCCAATCTTGCCAATCTCTTTGTTCACTCAGAGTATGATGGCACAGATGAGGTTATCATTGATGATGACTTAGGTTTGCGAGTCACACAT GATCGAAGCACGTTGGTGACACTTCTTCGCTATAAGTGTCAGGATGGTGTCTACCCAATGCCGATGGTGTCTTCCCCTAAAGCATCTTTTATTT